In a single window of the Listeria cossartiae subsp. cossartiae genome:
- a CDS encoding Gfo/Idh/MocA family protein → MKLGIMGTNWITDAFMEGAINSGEWNLTAVYSRTEEKARAFGEKYGALTYFTDIEEMGQSDACDAVYIASPNALHYQHAVSLLKNKKHVIVEKPIFSTVAELEHAHQIARENNVFLFEAARHIQEPNFKRLQESIDKVGTIHGATLAYMKYSSRYDQVLNGEEPNIFSLKFSGGSIVDLGVYPLYSAITLFGEPVKATYFATKLPTGVDGLGPIILEYPTFNVTIIQGKNSQSFLPSEIYGQKGTLIVDPLTGIEHITFYDNATKEETELAGETVTNDMQFEAAEFARIIEHSDRDTYEYLADLSLKVLRVSNELRHQNDIWFDAEK, encoded by the coding sequence ATGAAACTTGGAATTATGGGTACGAACTGGATTACAGACGCATTTATGGAAGGCGCAATTAATTCTGGTGAATGGAATCTTACGGCGGTATACTCGCGCACAGAAGAAAAAGCACGCGCATTTGGAGAAAAATATGGAGCGTTGACTTACTTCACCGATATTGAAGAAATGGGGCAATCAGACGCTTGTGATGCTGTCTATATTGCTTCTCCTAATGCACTTCATTATCAGCACGCGGTCAGCTTACTGAAAAATAAAAAACATGTGATTGTCGAAAAACCAATTTTTTCCACAGTAGCAGAATTAGAGCATGCGCACCAAATTGCTCGCGAAAACAATGTCTTTTTATTTGAAGCAGCTCGCCACATCCAAGAACCAAACTTCAAACGTCTACAAGAAAGCATCGACAAAGTGGGAACCATCCACGGTGCAACACTTGCATACATGAAATATTCCTCCAGATATGATCAAGTTTTAAACGGCGAAGAACCAAACATCTTCTCCTTAAAATTCTCTGGCGGTTCCATTGTAGATTTAGGAGTATATCCGCTTTACTCGGCGATTACCTTATTCGGTGAACCCGTCAAAGCGACCTATTTCGCGACTAAATTACCAACAGGCGTAGATGGACTTGGCCCAATCATTCTTGAATACCCAACATTCAACGTTACAATCATTCAAGGAAAAAATTCCCAATCCTTCTTACCAAGCGAAATTTACGGTCAAAAAGGAACTCTAATCGTGGATCCCCTTACCGGAATTGAACATATTACTTTTTACGACAATGCAACAAAAGAAGAAACGGAACTCGCTGGTGAAACAGTTACCAATGATATGCAATTTGAAGCAGCTGAGTTTGCAAGAATTATCGAACATAGCGACCGAGATACATACGAATACTTAGCTGACTTAAGTTTAAAAGTATTACGTGTCTCCAACGAACTACGTCACCAAAACGATATTTGGTTTGACGCGGAAAAATAA
- a CDS encoding TetR/AcrR family transcriptional regulator: MNNYEKRTQKKKLAIIQAALTLFGKQGFSDVSIKDIAALADVSQVSIYNYFGSKEALVGECARIIMQDTIALAEEILASEGTFTQKLEQAIQLCNAEINLSLSKYISKEASKDQQFLMLLVNNINSLKKEIYMKYVTAGKKEKVIDNAISDEVIQLFIDAINGLGHTVPEEKLEEKQAEIIQLFLYGLIGKAQK, encoded by the coding sequence ATGAATAATTATGAAAAAAGAACGCAAAAAAAGAAGCTGGCGATTATTCAAGCAGCTCTTACTTTATTTGGAAAACAAGGCTTTTCTGATGTAAGTATTAAAGACATTGCGGCTCTCGCTGATGTTTCACAAGTTTCCATTTATAATTATTTTGGAAGTAAAGAAGCGCTCGTTGGTGAATGCGCGAGAATTATTATGCAAGATACGATTGCTTTAGCAGAAGAAATTTTGGCATCTGAGGGAACATTTACACAAAAATTAGAGCAAGCTATCCAGCTTTGTAATGCTGAAATCAATCTTTCTTTAAGTAAATATATATCCAAAGAAGCTAGTAAAGATCAGCAATTTTTAATGCTTTTAGTAAATAATATTAATTCGCTAAAAAAAGAAATTTATATGAAATACGTCACTGCCGGAAAAAAAGAAAAAGTCATAGATAACGCCATTTCGGATGAAGTGATTCAACTCTTTATTGATGCGATTAATGGTTTAGGTCATACGGTGCCAGAAGAAAAGCTTGAGGAAAAACAAGCGGAGATAATTCAGTTGTTTTTGTATGGGCTGATTGGGAAAGCTCAGAAATAA
- a CDS encoding LacI family DNA-binding transcriptional regulator, which produces MVGIKDIAKKAGVSISTVSYALNGSPKVTEKTRKRIMTIANELNYIPNMAARTLKTRETKIIGVYLTNYGGIFYGTLLEGLTQTLYKHGYELIACSGTKTHRFLPEKMIDGAIILDANFPSSEIINYANRGHKLVVLDRELTHENVSQVLLDNKGGATLAIDYLSTNFKGDFYVITGPDDSYDARVRLETAKQELARSGDKKVHIIEGDFSEQSGEKAAAIIAKNWKAPVSVFALNDNMAIGMYRYFASTELEIGKDVRIIGFDNTDISEYLVPRLATIEYSKYKWGAVAADKLVELLEGGKAENEIIYTTRISGPSVSNN; this is translated from the coding sequence GTGGTAGGAATTAAAGATATCGCGAAAAAGGCAGGGGTTTCCATTTCAACAGTATCCTACGCGCTTAATGGCAGCCCGAAAGTGACCGAAAAAACGCGAAAACGAATTATGACCATCGCAAATGAATTGAATTATATTCCCAATATGGCAGCACGAACGTTAAAAACGAGAGAAACAAAAATTATCGGCGTCTATTTAACGAACTACGGCGGGATTTTTTACGGGACTTTACTAGAAGGTTTAACGCAAACGCTCTATAAACACGGATATGAACTCATCGCTTGCAGTGGCACGAAAACACACCGATTTTTACCCGAAAAAATGATTGATGGCGCTATTATTTTAGATGCGAATTTCCCGTCGAGCGAAATTATTAATTATGCTAATCGTGGCCATAAATTAGTCGTGCTCGACCGGGAACTTACGCATGAAAATGTGAGCCAAGTTTTACTAGATAATAAAGGTGGGGCAACACTCGCAATTGATTATTTATCTACTAATTTTAAAGGTGATTTTTATGTGATTACCGGTCCGGATGATTCGTACGATGCAAGAGTTAGACTCGAAACGGCCAAACAAGAACTTGCCCGCTCTGGTGATAAAAAAGTGCATATTATCGAAGGCGACTTTTCCGAACAAAGCGGCGAAAAAGCAGCAGCGATTATCGCTAAAAATTGGAAAGCTCCCGTGTCCGTATTCGCTTTAAATGATAATATGGCTATCGGTATGTATCGTTATTTCGCGAGCACAGAGTTGGAAATCGGCAAAGACGTCCGAATTATCGGCTTTGATAATACCGATATTAGTGAGTATTTAGTGCCACGCCTTGCGACTATCGAATATTCGAAGTACAAATGGGGCGCAGTGGCTGCTGACAAACTTGTCGAGCTGCTCGAAGGTGGAAAAGCCGAAAATGAAATAATCTATACAACTAGAATCAGTGGTCCATCTGTTTCAAACAATTAG
- a CDS encoding DEAD/DEAH box helicase, whose translation MTESNIPSFWAEKWKEHGYETPTEIQSAMYQPIKDGADVLAVSPTGTGKTVAYSLPTLEKIEAIPKTQWLVLAPSHELVMQITEVIRSWLPSDELTVISLIGGANVKRQIEKLKKKPQIIVASPGRALELIKQKKIKMHEIKTITLDECDQLLRQENFKSTLEIVESAVRDRQLTLVSATKLENPEAFFAQTENTPVMLEVTAKPEELTNVEHLYMDVESRDKATLLRRISHIKDMRGLVFVKDKPRMEILLEKLHYDKVKAAGIHGEIRKEKRKKYLDDFKKGTLTYLIVTDVAARGLDIEDLPYVIHYDLAASEKEYTHRSGRTGRMGKSGTVITLANPREIRTLKQYLTIHNIKGKQVRFYQGKLLDGAVPENKIAKKAARPPKQVQKSKKEDTKKPFRKDKPSGTAGGRKEKPTNAAKPARTNKPNKFNKKQNNFKKS comes from the coding sequence ATGACAGAATCAAATATCCCAAGCTTTTGGGCGGAAAAATGGAAAGAACATGGTTATGAAACGCCAACAGAGATTCAAAGCGCGATGTATCAACCAATCAAAGACGGGGCAGATGTACTCGCAGTGTCACCAACTGGAACGGGGAAAACGGTAGCTTATTCACTGCCAACCCTTGAAAAAATAGAAGCAATTCCAAAAACACAATGGCTTGTTTTAGCGCCATCACATGAATTAGTTATGCAAATCACGGAAGTTATCCGCTCATGGTTACCAAGCGATGAATTGACGGTGATATCTTTAATCGGGGGAGCCAATGTCAAACGGCAAATCGAAAAATTAAAGAAAAAACCACAAATTATTGTAGCCTCTCCAGGCCGCGCACTTGAGCTAATCAAACAAAAGAAAATTAAAATGCATGAAATCAAAACGATTACTTTGGACGAATGTGACCAACTGCTTCGCCAAGAAAATTTTAAAAGTACACTTGAAATTGTCGAAAGTGCCGTTCGCGATCGCCAATTAACGCTTGTATCTGCAACAAAACTTGAAAATCCAGAAGCGTTTTTCGCACAAACGGAAAATACACCAGTGATGCTAGAAGTGACAGCGAAACCAGAAGAGTTAACGAATGTAGAACATTTATACATGGACGTTGAATCACGCGACAAAGCAACCTTATTACGCCGAATTTCCCATATTAAAGATATGCGCGGCCTTGTTTTTGTGAAAGACAAACCACGAATGGAAATTTTGCTTGAAAAACTGCATTACGATAAAGTAAAAGCAGCCGGAATACACGGCGAAATTCGTAAAGAAAAACGCAAAAAATATCTCGACGACTTTAAAAAAGGTACTTTAACTTATTTAATCGTGACAGATGTTGCGGCTCGTGGCCTTGATATTGAGGATTTACCATACGTGATTCACTATGATCTAGCAGCAAGCGAAAAAGAATATACCCACCGTTCAGGTCGTACTGGACGAATGGGCAAATCAGGTACCGTTATTACTCTTGCCAACCCGCGCGAAATAAGAACATTAAAACAATACCTAACCATCCACAATATTAAAGGGAAACAAGTGCGCTTCTACCAAGGAAAACTGCTTGACGGCGCTGTCCCTGAAAATAAAATTGCCAAAAAAGCAGCAAGACCACCAAAACAAGTGCAAAAAAGCAAAAAAGAGGACACGAAAAAACCGTTCCGCAAAGATAAACCAAGTGGAACTGCTGGAGGACGTAAAGAAAAACCTACTAATGCAGCGAAACCAGCACGTACTAACAAACCAAATAAATTCAACAAAAAACAAAACAATTTTAAAAAATCATAA
- a CDS encoding PTS lactose/cellobiose transporter subunit IIA encodes MELEQTIMQLIVHGGNAKSDAMLAIEAAKKGDFDAADEQIKSAEAALLEAHHSQTSLIQGEARGEKAEVSLLLVHAQDHLMNAITFKDLAKEIIDLYRSK; translated from the coding sequence ATGGAATTAGAACAAACAATTATGCAATTAATCGTACACGGGGGAAACGCTAAAAGTGACGCAATGCTAGCAATCGAAGCGGCAAAAAAAGGGGATTTTGACGCGGCAGATGAGCAAATCAAAAGTGCAGAAGCGGCACTACTTGAAGCGCATCATTCACAAACATCATTAATTCAAGGGGAAGCACGCGGCGAAAAAGCAGAAGTATCTTTACTACTAGTTCACGCGCAAGATCACTTAATGAATGCTATTACTTTTAAAGATTTAGCCAAAGAAATTATTGATTTATACCGCTCTAAATAA
- a CDS encoding sigma 54-interacting transcriptional regulator, producing the protein MSSRKEEVLQLLNAKEEKVSAADVAELLQMDRANASRYLNDLFKEQKIDKLPGKPVFYQAIKTTERATEPAGNLQESAFGRLIGSEDSLKVSIQQAKAAILYPPNGLHSLILGRTGTGKSLFAECMYQFAKESETIPADAPFVSFNCADYAQNPQLLFGHIFGVIKGAYTGAEETREGLLKKADGGILFLDEIHRLPPEGQEMLFTFIDKGEFRPLGESANVHHAQVQIIGATTESPDNFLLETFTRRIPMTITLPSLAERNLEERYQLVEFFLNQEATRLHQSIRVHRKALIAFLLYHASANVGQLQRDLKLACAKAFLHYKTKTANYILIEQDDLPIHVQKGLLHLKDEPEKLNRLIDVDKSIFKFVDTSDALVDMEDVHDVYHAIQEKADRLMKEGKDQSELEEALYVDVDQYFHDYMVQLPTHQTAKEIIAPAVWELTEKVYAMAEEKLNRKYNEKMKFAFSLHLQSTIERVREQKHIIHPDLNNIRKKYPKEFQVAIDLSALIEQELSIEIPFDEIGFLTMFLTEEVVDTSLAQENQVEVIVMMHGRSTATSMVETVQELLSIESGIALDMPLTVEVKAMYEKLKQTVIKLNPVKGVLILSDMGSLTSFGNMLTEELGIRTKTVTMVSTPVVLEAMRKASLGRGLEDIYQSCEQLFENKYKAHVLRAKPVKNAVIFTCFTGEGVAEQLRKVVAPIIDETKIEIIVLQFLHKEAFRERIDQLMEEYNILAIMGSVAFEYRDIPFFSALEVLSDGGLEVISRILNDEVPYEKLIASLEGNLQAVSSAEQLVYFLRKVISELQLQLNVILESGVDIGMILHLAFLIERVKLGAVDREFPDLNEFAKNHMVEMQITQQMMENVEIEYDIVIPQSEIAYLTQMMLSNQVEEN; encoded by the coding sequence ATGTCTAGTAGAAAAGAAGAAGTCCTCCAACTTCTAAACGCAAAAGAAGAAAAAGTATCTGCAGCAGATGTCGCAGAATTGCTTCAAATGGACCGAGCGAACGCTAGTCGTTATCTAAATGATCTTTTTAAAGAACAAAAAATAGACAAACTTCCTGGGAAACCGGTATTTTATCAAGCTATCAAAACGACCGAACGGGCAACTGAACCAGCAGGGAACTTGCAAGAATCTGCTTTTGGACGATTAATTGGCTCGGAAGATAGTTTAAAAGTAAGTATCCAACAAGCAAAAGCCGCGATTTTATATCCACCAAATGGGCTTCATAGCTTGATTTTAGGTCGTACTGGGACAGGGAAATCACTTTTTGCCGAATGTATGTATCAATTTGCTAAGGAATCAGAAACCATTCCAGCTGATGCACCTTTTGTTTCGTTTAACTGTGCTGATTACGCACAAAATCCACAGCTTTTATTTGGCCATATTTTTGGGGTGATTAAAGGAGCATACACGGGAGCGGAAGAAACGCGCGAAGGCTTGCTGAAAAAAGCAGATGGCGGGATATTATTCCTTGATGAAATTCACCGCTTACCTCCAGAAGGACAAGAAATGCTCTTTACATTTATTGATAAAGGGGAATTCCGTCCACTCGGAGAAAGTGCGAATGTGCATCATGCGCAAGTCCAAATTATCGGTGCCACAACAGAATCACCAGATAATTTTCTGTTAGAAACGTTCACAAGACGTATCCCGATGACGATTACATTGCCATCCCTAGCAGAACGAAACTTGGAAGAACGTTATCAATTAGTAGAATTTTTCTTAAACCAAGAAGCGACCAGACTACATCAATCGATTCGCGTACATAGAAAAGCACTGATTGCCTTTTTACTTTATCATGCAAGCGCTAACGTTGGTCAACTGCAAAGAGACCTAAAACTGGCCTGTGCCAAAGCCTTTTTGCATTATAAAACCAAAACAGCCAATTATATTTTAATCGAGCAAGATGATTTACCCATTCACGTCCAAAAAGGTTTACTGCACTTAAAAGACGAACCAGAAAAACTAAATCGTTTAATTGATGTAGATAAATCCATTTTTAAATTCGTTGATACAAGTGATGCTTTGGTGGATATGGAAGATGTGCATGATGTTTACCATGCCATCCAAGAAAAAGCGGACCGGCTGATGAAAGAAGGGAAGGATCAAAGCGAGCTAGAAGAAGCGCTTTACGTTGATGTGGACCAATATTTCCACGACTACATGGTCCAACTGCCAACCCACCAAACAGCCAAAGAAATTATCGCGCCAGCTGTTTGGGAATTAACCGAAAAAGTATATGCCATGGCGGAAGAAAAATTAAATCGCAAATACAATGAAAAAATGAAATTTGCCTTTTCGCTACATTTACAAAGCACGATTGAACGAGTGCGTGAACAAAAACATATTATTCACCCAGATTTAAATAATATCCGCAAAAAATACCCGAAAGAATTCCAAGTAGCGATTGATTTATCCGCGCTAATTGAACAAGAATTAAGCATCGAAATTCCTTTTGATGAAATTGGCTTTTTGACGATGTTCTTGACGGAAGAAGTAGTGGATACCTCGCTTGCACAAGAAAATCAAGTTGAAGTAATCGTCATGATGCACGGACGCTCAACGGCAACAAGTATGGTAGAAACAGTGCAAGAACTACTCAGCATCGAAAGCGGAATTGCGCTCGATATGCCACTTACCGTCGAAGTAAAAGCGATGTACGAAAAACTAAAACAAACCGTAATCAAATTAAATCCAGTCAAAGGCGTACTCATCCTTTCCGACATGGGATCACTCACTTCTTTTGGGAATATGTTAACAGAAGAACTGGGGATTCGCACAAAAACGGTGACGATGGTAAGTACCCCAGTTGTATTAGAAGCGATGCGTAAAGCCTCATTGGGCCGTGGTTTAGAAGATATTTATCAAAGTTGTGAGCAATTATTTGAAAATAAATATAAAGCACACGTTTTACGAGCAAAACCAGTAAAAAATGCGGTTATTTTCACTTGTTTCACGGGAGAAGGGGTAGCCGAGCAACTCCGTAAAGTCGTTGCACCAATTATCGACGAGACGAAAATCGAAATTATCGTGCTACAATTCTTGCATAAAGAAGCTTTCCGCGAACGAATTGATCAACTGATGGAAGAATATAATATTCTAGCAATCATGGGTTCCGTAGCCTTTGAATACCGCGATATTCCATTCTTTAGCGCGCTGGAAGTTTTATCGGATGGCGGTTTAGAAGTCATTTCCAGAATTTTAAATGATGAAGTGCCATATGAAAAATTAATCGCTTCATTAGAAGGCAATTTACAAGCTGTAAGTTCTGCGGAGCAACTCGTTTACTTTTTACGAAAAGTGATTTCTGAATTGCAATTGCAGCTCAACGTAATACTGGAATCGGGTGTAGATATCGGCATGATTCTTCATTTGGCCTTCCTTATCGAGCGCGTAAAACTTGGTGCTGTAGATAGAGAATTCCCAGATTTAAATGAGTTTGCTAAAAACCACATGGTAGAAATGCAAATCACGCAACAAATGATGGAAAATGTGGAAATAGAGTACGACATCGTAATACCTCAATCAGAAATCGCATATTTAACACAGATGATGCTCTCCAACCAGGTGGAAGAAAACTAA
- a CDS encoding DUF871 domain-containing protein, with product MRKLGISVFPQHVALEESLEYIETAAKYGFSRIFTCLISANDEAEFAKLETICKRAKELGFDVIADVDPTVFESLNITYKELDRFKELGLAGLRLDLGFSGSEEAAMSFDDTDLKIELNISNGTRYVENILSYQANVGNIIGCHNFYPRKYTGLSREHFLRTSKQFKDLNLRTAAFVSSNSGEFGPWFVVDGGLPTMEEHRGEDITVQAKDLWNTGLIDDVIVGNMFASEDELRALSELNRNELQLAVEFLDGATDVEKEIVLTQKHFNRGDASEYVLRSTMTRVNFKQHDFPAHDTNTIVKGDVTIDNNGYERYKGEMQVALQEMENSGNTNIVARIVPEERYLLDTILPWQHFRLVEKKK from the coding sequence ATGAGAAAATTAGGAATATCCGTATTTCCGCAACATGTAGCACTTGAAGAATCGTTAGAATACATTGAAACAGCTGCAAAATATGGTTTTAGCCGTATTTTCACTTGTTTGATTTCTGCTAATGACGAAGCGGAATTTGCTAAATTAGAAACAATTTGCAAACGCGCAAAAGAATTAGGATTTGACGTTATTGCTGATGTTGACCCGACTGTATTTGAATCGTTAAATATCACTTATAAAGAATTAGATCGTTTTAAAGAGCTTGGCCTAGCTGGTTTACGCCTTGATTTAGGTTTCTCTGGTTCCGAAGAGGCAGCGATGTCGTTTGACGATACGGACTTAAAAATCGAGCTAAATATCAGTAATGGTACTCGTTACGTGGAAAATATTTTATCTTACCAAGCAAACGTTGGCAATATCATTGGTTGTCACAACTTCTACCCAAGAAAATATACTGGTCTTTCCAGAGAACATTTCTTACGTACAAGTAAACAATTCAAAGATTTAAACTTACGTACTGCAGCATTCGTTTCTTCTAACAGTGGCGAATTTGGCCCATGGTTTGTTGTAGATGGCGGACTTCCAACAATGGAAGAACATCGCGGCGAAGATATTACAGTGCAAGCAAAAGATTTATGGAACACAGGTTTAATTGATGATGTCATCGTGGGAAATATGTTTGCTTCAGAAGACGAATTGCGCGCTTTAAGCGAATTAAACCGTAATGAACTACAATTAGCCGTTGAATTTTTAGATGGCGCAACAGACGTAGAAAAAGAAATCGTTTTAACACAAAAACATTTCAACCGTGGCGATGCTTCCGAGTACGTGCTACGTTCGACTATGACACGTGTTAATTTCAAACAACACGATTTCCCTGCGCACGACACAAATACCATTGTAAAAGGCGATGTAACAATCGACAACAATGGCTATGAACGCTACAAAGGCGAAATGCAAGTAGCGCTCCAAGAAATGGAAAACTCCGGCAACACCAATATCGTTGCTCGAATTGTTCCAGAAGAGCGCTATTTATTAGATACTATCCTACCGTGGCAACATTTTAGATTGGTTGAGAAGAAGAAGTAA
- a CDS encoding PTS sugar transporter subunit IIB, with amino-acid sequence MNNIMLVCSAGMSTSLLVKKMTEAIEKNQVEATVIAVAEADFDKYKGNVDVVLLAPQVRFLEKNLKRVLDPLGIPVAIINGIDYGTMDGEKVLNDALAMIEK; translated from the coding sequence ATGAATAACATCATGTTAGTTTGTTCGGCCGGTATGTCCACAAGTCTACTCGTTAAAAAAATGACAGAAGCTATCGAAAAAAATCAAGTAGAAGCCACTGTAATCGCAGTTGCAGAAGCAGATTTTGATAAATACAAAGGTAATGTAGACGTTGTATTACTCGCACCGCAAGTTCGCTTTTTAGAGAAGAATTTGAAACGAGTACTGGACCCATTAGGTATTCCAGTTGCAATCATTAACGGGATTGACTACGGAACAATGGACGGCGAAAAAGTGCTAAATGATGCACTAGCAATGATTGAGAAATAA